Part of the Chitinivibrio alkaliphilus ACht1 genome is shown below.
TTGGTACAGAATGCATCTGCCGACACGGTCCACTCTTTGTTAGGGTCAATAAGGGTAACATCACCTACGGTTCCAGGAGAGAGCTCTCCTCCTTCTACATGAAGAACCTCTGCGGGGGTAGTAGAGTGTAGGGCTACCCATTGTAAGGGAGATATCTTCTGAGAATGAACAAGCTTTGGAAGGGTTGCTCCGACGGTTGTTTCAAGACCGACAACACCGAAGGCTGCCGTATCGAAGCCACCATCTTTATCTTCGATGGTATGAGGAGCATGATCAGAAGCGATAAGGTCAATGCTTCCTGAAATAAGCCCCGCAAGAAGCGCTTCCTGATCTTCCGGGCCGCGTAAGGGTGGGTTCATTTTTTTGTATGTATCATATCCTACATCTGCATGGGTGTACCACAGATAATGCGCTGCTGTTTCTGCTGTAACAGGAACGCCTCGTTTTTTTGCTGCAGCAATAATACGGACAGCCCCTGCGCTTGAAACATGACAAATGTGAATAGGGGTATTTGTGTATTCAGCAATGGCAATATGTCGTGCCACATCGATATCTTCAGAGATAGAGGGGATTCCTGGAATTCCCCTTTGCACAGAGTAGGCTGATTCATCCATGGCACCTTCTGCGGCAAGATCTTTATCTTCACAGTGGCAAAGCACCGGAAGGGAAAACATCTTAGCATAGGTAATGGCATGCTTGAGCATGTCAGAGCGATAGACCGATTTTCCATCGTCCGACACAGCGCATGCGCCGGCCTTGTGCATCTCGCCGTACGGTGCCAGCTCTTCTCCAGCGAGGCCTTTTGACATGGCGCCCACGGGGTATACCCGAGCAGGAGAATAACGACTTTGCTGTTTGATATACCGTATTTTTGCTTCTGTATCTGTCACGGGGGTTGTGTTCGGCATACAGGCAAGTGCGGTAAACCCACCTGCGGCTGCAGCGGCAGTTCCTGTTTCAATTGTCTCCTTGTGTTCCCCTCCGGGTTCACGCAGATGCACATGTATGTCAATGAGCCCGGGGGTAATCCATTTGCCAGTTGCATCAATGGTTACGGTGGGGGTGAAATTGGAGGGAATCGTTCCTACTGCATATATTTTCCCGTCCAAGAGGGCCACATCCCCCACTTCGTCACGATTGTTTTTGGGATCAAGAATTCGCCCGTCGCGAATCAATATGGCGTCTTTCTTGCCCGTTCTTTGGGATACTTCTTTGGTATGTTCATTGTACATTGTCACCTCCGCCGAGTAGATACAGCACAGCCATTCGTGTCGCCACACCGTTTGTTACCTGATCAAGAATTAAAGAATTATCGCTGTCAGCAACATCTGAAGCAAGTTCAACGCCCCTGTTTATTGGTCCTGGATGCATAATAAGTGCATTCTTCTGTGCCCGTTTCATTTTTTCTGCATCAATCCCAAAAAAAGAACGATACTCCCGTACAGAGGGAAAGAGACCTCGTTGCTGCCGTTCAAGCTGAGGGCGTAAGAGCATAATTACATCAGCATCTTCAAGAGCGTCATTTACATCGGTTGTGCAGGGGCACCCCAAGGCATCATGATCGTGGGGGAGAAGAGTTGAAGGAGCGCAGAGAGTGACATTCATCCCAAGGGTTTTCATGCCCCAGATATTAGAACGGGCAACCCTGCTATGAAGTATATCGCCTACAATGGTAACTTTTAGGCCCTCCAATCGCCGAAGCCGTTGTCGTATGGTCATAATATCGAGAAGTGCTTGGGTTGGATGTTCGTTATAGCCGTCCCCAGCATTAATAATAACAGCATCGGTACAGGTGGTTAAAAAAAGAGGTATTCCTGCACTCTGATGTCGCACCACTATCATGTCAATCTTCATGGCTTCTATATTTTGTATTGTATCCTTGAGGGTTTCCCCCTTCGACACAGAAGAGCCGGAGGTTGAAAAATTAAGGGGATTTGCAGAAAGTCGTTTTTCAGCCATTTCAAAGGAAAGTCGTGTCCGCGTAGAGTTTTCATAGAAAAAATTAACCACTGTTTTCCCGCGGAGCGGCGGCACTACTTTTACTTCTCGCTGCAACACTTCATGAAATGTATCCGCCGTATCAAGAATTGTTGTAATGTCGTCATGAGAAACCCCTTTGAGGCCAAGAAGGTGTTTGATAGAAACAGGCATTATTGTCCCTCCCGCGGAAGAATTTGTACGGCTGTCTCCACCTTGTCCACGGTGGAGCAAAATAATCGCAAGGTGTTTTCCCGTGCTACGGTAGAGATAATTCGTCCTGAATAGTCTGGCTGTATAGGGATTTCCCGTTGCCCACGATCAACCAGTACAGCTAAGCGTACAGTGCCGGGACGACCCATATCCATAAGTGCATCAAGGGCTGCACGAATTGTCCGTCCCGTGTGAAGAATATCATCAACAAGGATAAGGTTTTTTCGCGATATGTTAAAGGGGATGTCTGTTTCTCGCGCTGGGCTTCCTGCGGCAGAGTAGCGATAATCATCCCGATAGAGGGTTGTGTCGAGAACGCCAAGGGGAAGGGATATGTTTTCAAAGGATTCTATGTTGTTGCGAATTTCCTGTGCAAGCCAGACTCCCCGTGTTTGAATCCCCACCAAGGCGAGACCTTCCGGAGCAGGTTCTTCTTCAACAATCTGCAGAGATATTCTCCGTATACACTGTTCTATTTCTTTGGAATTCATAACAGTTCTGCCCGTTTGCACTGCTCCTCCGAAGGTAAAACGTTTTCACTGGTAAAATAATTTTGATATTGCCTTTTTAGCTAATTTAATTTATTTATGTCCAATGATTCGAATTGTACAAACGCAAACATGTAAGGAGTTTTGTATGAAAATGAACGTGTTGACTGCCCTGTGTGTTCTTTTGGGGATCGTCAGTGCCGTGGGGCAAAATGCTCGCATGGCCTCTCTTGGTACATGGTCGCAACAGGATGCATCAGATCTACTGTATACGCCTGCTTTGATGACCCGGTATAATGACATGATACAGGTAACGGCAAATACAAATAATGATCACACCTTCTTTGTTGCAAAGCAAATGAATAGCGCCTTTTACCTTGGTATGAGCATTGAAGCACAGGACATTGTGCGCGGACGCTTTTACTCCCGTGCTGATGATTATATCACATTCTTAGAGATTGGTATTGACCCCTTTGATATGCCGCAATTCTTTGCCGCCTTAGATCTTGGCGCATTTTCATTAGGTGTAAAAACTCTCTATGAATTTGATCTCTACCGAGCAACATCAGAGGATGATGATGGTGACACCGATACAGAGCGTGAACTTGTTTCTACCAAAGGGGTGCATCTGTCAGCACTGTTAGGGGGAGAAAATACAACGCGCTTGAAACCAACCTTTACTATAGGGCAGCTTCGTGCAAGCTCCTATGAAGAGTCAGAAGCTCTTGATTCCGAGTTTGAAGAACGTACCGATTTCGGCCTTTTGCTTTCAACCGGTCTTGAAGCACGTATTCCCACGGCGGCTGCCGAACTCGTTCTTGCCGGTGCGTGGACGCTTGAGAAATATGAGTTTGAGGAGGAAGTTGACGGTACGTCCAGTTCTTTAAGTGATAATACGTATAGCGATATTTTTTGGGACTTTCGTGCTGGCCTTGTGGGTGAGATGCTTGATAATCTTCAGTGGGTCGCAGAGTATCGTGGAGCCATTGATGTAAACAAAACAGTTACTGATCCTTCCGGTTCGAGTGATGTTACAACGCGAACACGAAATACGGCGCATACGGCGGCGCTTTCCTTTGAGAAAGCCGTAGAAGGTATCTGGCGTTTTGAGCATCTTACTCCCCGGTCTGGTTTTGCCTATACGCTTCGCCCCGGTGGTTGGTCACGGCGTAATGATGATGAAGTGCGTACATCGTGGATAAACAGTGATGGAGTTAATCTTACTACCGGTGTTGGTATGGGTCTTGGTCGTACTGCCTTAGATGTGGATGTTAACTTTGGTAATTGGGATGGTGTCTTGACTGGTCCAACCGGTGCCGCTGCAACCCTCACAGTTGATTTTGGAAGTGGCTTTGAAGCAGCCACTTCTTCTGCTGGTGAGGAGCGTGAATAAGTTTTCTGGAATATGAATTATATGAGTTTTATAGCGACCTTTCTAAATGGAGGTCGCTTCTTTTTTGTGCCTGTATTATTTTTAGGGGATATTTTTATGGGATATGCACTATGATTTTTGATGTACTCTACGGCATAACAGGCCTCCCCCTTTTCCAAAGTCGTTTTTTCGCGGCTTCTGCTGCAGTGGTTCTTGCCTTTATTGGCGGCATGCTTTTGTTTCCTCCGTATATACGACTCCTTCGCCGTTTTCATTTTAGTTCTGAGCTCGACACTGCAAAGCGGCAACCCGTAATGCCTGCGGGGATTTTCTTTATGCTTCTGCTTATTCCCATTGTGTTGCTTACATCTCGATTCAATGTGTATGTTACCTCTGCCTTGATTGTCTATTTTTGTTACAGTCTCATTGGTGCTGTAGATGACATTGCCAAAATCTATAATAAACGTCGGTTAATTCGTAAGGAAATAAGCCTTAAGGATTATCAATATAAAACAGATGGCATCTCTGCATCTTTACGGTTGGGGCTCTATCTCCTTATTGCCACCATTACGGCCATTGTGTGCTACTGTCTTATTCCGGAAATTAATAGGGTCGTTACGGTTCCTTTTTGGGGCTCTTATGAAGGGGTTGAGCTTCCCGTATATGTCTTTATTCCCCTCATGTCTCTTGTTATTGCTATTTTGGCCAACGGCGTAAACTTTACCGATGGGTTTGATACCCTTGCCACGGTGCCCCTTCTTACTAATTTTGTATTTATCGCCTTGATAGGCTACGTATCAAGCAGGCCTGACTGGAGTCGTTATTTTATTATCCCGCAAATTCAAGGTATTAATGAAATTATTCCCTTTGTTGGAGCGGTCTTGGGTGTGCTCCTTGCGTTTTTGTGGTTTAACTCTCCTCCTTCAGATATTATTATGGGTGATTCTGGATCTATCGGTTTGGGAGGGCTTCTTGGTATACTCTTTGTGTTTACGAAGTCGGAGTTTTATATGCCCATTGTTGCCTTTGTGTTTCTTGTAGAGTTTGCTTCAAGTTTTATCCAGATATTCTATTATAAAATGACAAAAAAACGAATTTTTCTCATGGCTCCCATTCATCATCATTTTGAGATACATCTGAAACGAAAAGGGGTTTTTAATCGCAAGGGTGATGTGATCTCAAAAATCACGTGGCGTTTTCATATTCTTTCCATATTTCTTCTCGTGGTGGGACTTGTCTTATACATGAAGGTGAGGTAGGAATGGTAACAGATTTGGATAGCAACTATACCTCTCCTGCGGGGAAAGAGTTTTCCCTCGTTGCAGGACGATTTGCCTGTATATCCCCTGCGAGTTCTGTCTTGGATGCAGGCTGTGGGTATGGAGAGGGAGTGTGTAATATTGCTGATGAGTTTCGGTGTAAAGCTGTGGCGGTTGACTTAAATGAAGATAATATACGTGCTGCGCGTCAACGGGCAGAAGAGCGAAAAATAAGCCATCTCATTCAATTTGAATCGGAGAACCTTCTAAACCTCTCGCCTGCGCATCACGGTTTCGATTTGATTCTTGCTGAAGGAGGTATTCTCAGCTTGCTTGGTCGTGAGACAGGTCTCTCTCTTCTTGGTGAACGTCTTGCTCCGCGAGGGTGGCTTGCTTTTTCAGACCTGATCCTTCTGACAGGCATTGAAAATATTCCCCGTGAAGTTCTTCATATTTATGAAAATTCACGCTATCATTATGAGAATGAAGCATCCTATCGAAAGATGATTACCGGTGCTGGATTTGATATTCAGTTAATGACCCTGGTACCGCCCAGCGGATGGGATAACTACTATGCTCACATGGCTCGACGACTGGAGGATAATGATGGGATGTTTGCTGACCCTGCAGTGAAAAAATTGTTTCATCGTGAAATCGATATCTTTTATCGTCTTGAGGGTTTTCGCTATATCGGCTACCTGTTCGGCATGCTGAGGAAAAAAAGCGATCTATAAAGAAACGAACGCTTATACGGGGAAAGCGTTCGTTCTCATAACTCGGGGAAGTTATGGGGCTTAAGAAGCCACTCATTGACCGTATCGGTCATACACTGCTCATACTTTATTATTTTTTTCTTAGGGAATAAAAAGTCGTTTTTGTACGTGTGTGCCCTCAGATGAACGAAGGCGAAGAATGTATATTCCTCGGGCTAGTTCGGAGAGGTCAACCTGGGTTTCTCCTGCGGGAAGAGAGAGTTTCTTTCGTTCTCCTCGAGGAGTAAACAAGAAGAGTTCTTCTGGCTTTTCAGCAAAGTTGAGTAGTCGTCCCTTTTGTGTAATAACACGGGGAGGGGCCTGCTGGTTTTTATCGGGAAGAGTTGTGGTGGGGGTGTCTTTCTGTAATATGAGAGAGTCCTTGTGGCTGGAAGATAGGATGATTTCAGCGGATTTTTCAATGCCCTCAAGCTCTGTTTGTAGGGAATAGGTGCCACGAAACCCCCGGAAATTAAGGGTGCCTTCGGCAGTTGTACGTACTTTCTTGTTTGTTGTCCACAGAGTGTCCCATAAGTACCGTATTGAATCAGCCACGGGTTTTGCACTTTTATCTACCCGGTACAGACCAGCGCCGTTGCTTCCATGTATCGGAGCAACCCACTGTTTTTTGTCCCAAAATCCCCACAGCAACATTCCTTCTACAGCAGGGTGGGAAAAGACTGTTCGTATAAATCTGCTATATTGTTCAGCCTGTTCCTCCTCACAAAGATGAAGCCCCGATTCTCGTGTTCCCATATCAAATTCCGTGATTTTTATGGGGAGTCCTGCTCTACTGAGTTCGTCAAGGCGGTGCCGTATTACTTCTGGGGAGATGGAGTTATTTCCGAAGTGTCCTTGAACACCAAGACCATGGATTGGTACATTGCGTTCACGCATGCCTGTTACCAAATCTACAAAGTTCTCTGCCTGTCCTCCTGCCAGTAAGGAGTATTCATTAAGAAACAAGCGGGCATCAGGGTCTGCCCTATGTGCCCAAATAAAGGCGGAATCAAGCAGTGCCCATTCGTTATCTGGAAAGAGGTGAACCGTCTTGCGAAATAGGGCGAGTTCATGAATGGGCTCATTCCACACATCATACTCCTGAATTTTGCCTCGATAGTAGGAGACATCACGGATAATGCGCTCACGAATTGCATCTACAAGTTCTTCCGGGGCGAGGCTGTTAGACCAGTGATCCTCAAATCCGTATTGCTGTAGCCCCCACATGAGAACATGCCCACGCAGGGGGATATCGTGCTTTTTTGCATATTCAGTGTATTTGCGCATGTTTTCTCTGTCGGGGCTTCCCGGTACAGGTTCAAAATCTACCCATTTTAAGGCATTCTCCGTAACTATTTCTGAAAAATATTCACGCGTTTTCTCTCGGTACCACGAATCATAGGGGCCAATTGTGTCAAGATTGAAGGCTGTGCCGAAGGAAAATTCGTGACGTTGGAGCTTAATCTGTACATCGGTATGCCTCATGGGGCTTCCCGTTTTGTCAAATAGGTGGAGGGAGAAATCTTCTTTGCGTATGCTGTCAATACGTGCGGGGGCATCATGGTACCATTGGTTGGTTTCATCAATTTCTTCAATTTCATACAGAGATATGTTATCTAAATGGTAGATTCCTTCACCTGTGGCAAGTCCTATATTGATAATTAATGCATCGGTTCCGCTGGTGTCGCTGTAGAAATTTCCTGAGAAATGTTGAAACTCATCTTCTTGAATATTTAAGCGAAACCCTTCTTTATACGTCCAGTCATCATAGGAGACACTGACATGAATTGGTGCGGGTCCCCGTGCATCCATGGAAAATCGGTAGAGCTGGTTTTTACGGGCAGTCCATGAAGGGACTCTAATTTGAATATGCCAGTTTTCTTCCTGTTTTTCAGATATCTCAATCTTTGCCCCGTAGTTTCCCGATGCAGCTGCTTCAGAAGATTGGAAGTTGGCTGAAAAGAGGTCTGTAGAAACGTGGTCAGCATGGGTGACTTCCCATGAAGGATCGTAGCGTTCAAAGTCTCCGGTGGGAATAAGGTTTTCTCCATGCAGGGGGAGTATCATACACGCAAGAATACTATGGAAGACATATAGTATGATTCGCCGTTGCATTGATTCCTCCAAAAAAACGGGTATAACGTATATTATACTTCGGAAAATGTGGTTGTGCAGGTTTATTTGATGAGGAGATACGGGTATGATTCTCGGGATTGGTACGGATATCGTTTCGGTGGCTCGAATTACGCGGGTATTGCAGAAAAAATATGCCCATCGCTTTATCGACCGTGTCTTCACGCCAGCAGAGCAGGAGTATTGTGAAAAACAGGTTGGCGGGCGGTATGAAAGATATGCTGCACGATGGGCCATAAAGGAAGCCCTCTACAAGGCATTGCCAGAATCGTGTCAATCTGGTGCAACATGGCGTTCTGTAGAATGTGTGCGTAGCACGGGTAAGGGGGGGGTTCATATTTGTTCGCAGGAGCTTTCGGCTCAGCTTTCTGAATATGGAGATCTGCAAGTGCATCACTCAATCAGTCATGACGGTGGTGTGGCCGTGGCCTTTGTTATATTGGAGGTGTCTCCATGATTATTGTTGGGATCGACCCGGGGACTGTCGTTACGGGGTTTGGGGTACTCTCAGTAGAACAGGGACGGGTGCAATGCCGCGAATACGGTGTCATTCGAACTGGTAGAGATGACTCCTTGGTTCGTCGTCTTCGTGATATTTATGTAAGTCTCCAGTCAATTTTAAGTCGTTGGGAGCCACAGGTGGTCTCTGTTGAAAAAGCCTTTGTCGGAAAAAATATACAGAGTGCGCTCAAGCTGGGTCAGGCACGGGGGGTTATCCTGCTTGCTGCAGATCAGGCGGGGGCATCGGTGGTTGAGTTTGCTCCCACCACGGTAAAAAAAAGTGTCGTGGGAAATGGGCGTGCGCAAAAAGAGCAGGTGGAATTTATGCTTCGTCGTATTCTCCGTCTTTCTCCAGAGCCAATTAAGGATGACGCCTTTGACGCCTTAGGGCTGGCTCTTTGTGCATACAACCATGGCAATACATATTGACTCTTCTTTTACGATGTGACAAAACGTATTTTTACAGATACAGTATGCGGGGAGCGTTACAATATGTATGAGTTTATTCGAGGAATTCATGTTAGTTCCGGTATCGATTATGCGGTGATTGATGCCGGGGGAGTCGGATACCGACTCGGCATTTCGCACAATTGCAGTATTGCCTTACCCCCCCGTGGAGAAGAGGCCTGCCTCTTTGTTCACTTTCATGTGACAGAAAATAGTCAAACTCTCTATGGGTTCATCGATCATCAAGAGCGTTCCCTCTTTGAAATTTTAATTGGTGTTAATAAGATTGGTCCGCGTGTTGCCTTAAACATTCTTTCCACTTTGACCGTGAGTGAAATTGTTTCTGCAGTTACGCAGGAGCGCCCGGCCCTGTTTACGTCCGTATCTGGGGTGGGGGCAAAAACAGCATCCCGTTTGGTGTTGGAGTTACAGGATAAGCTGGATATGGAGTTGATGGGAACCTCTCTCTCGCCTTCCACCAATGAGCATGTCGAACAGGAAGGTGCATCAGAGTATACCCTCGAAGATGAGGCTTATACTGGTCTTATAGCCCTAGGCTTTACGGATGGACAAATAAAAAAGGCTTTGGAACGTATGCGTCAGTCTGATACGGTTTGTGAGACCGTTGAGGAGTGTATTACCAAGGCATTGCAGGTGATATGAACAGTAATATAGAACGAATAGTTTCTCCCGTGAGCGAAGAGCATGATGTTGATTTGGATCGAACCCTTCGGCCGCAAACCTTCGCTGATTTTATCGGGCAGGAGCAGTTAAAACAAAATCTTTCAGTTTTTGTTGCTGCGGCAAAAAAACGGGGGGAGGCTCTCGATCACATCCTTTTTTCAGGTCCGCCGGGATTGGGAAAAACAACCCTTGCACGAATCTTGGCGAATGAAATTGGCGTTGGAATTACCATTACGTCGGGGCCAGTTTTGGAGAAAAAAGGTGATCTTGCCGGAAATGTGACGGGGTTGGAAGAGCGGGAAATTTTCTTTATTGATGAAATTCATCGGTTAAACCGAGTGGTGGAGGAGTCTCTTTACCCAGCAATAGAAGACTTCTGCTTTGATATTGTAACAGGTGAAGGGCCAGCGGCAAAATCAATTCGTCTTCCTCTCAAGCCCTTCACTTTGGTGGGGGCAACCACGCGGGCAGGGTTACTTACGGCTCCCATGCACGCGCGCTTCGGCTATGTCGGGCGTATGCAGTATTATACCCCTGAAGATCTACAAAAAATTGTTCTTCGCTCTGCAAAGCTTTTGAATATTCCCTGTGACCCCGGTGCTGCTTTAGAGCTTGGTCGCCGTTCTCGGGGGACACCCCGTATTGCAAACCGCCTACTGCGGAGAACCAGAGATGTAGCTGACGTTCGGGGCAATGGTCATATTACCACGGACCTTGTGCACAAAACCTGTAAAATGCTCGGGATAGATACGGGGGGGCTTGATGAAATGGATCGAGCGATTCTCTCCGCGATAATTACCCATTATAAGGGAGGTCCCGTAGGTATTAAGAATATTGCCGTTGTCGTAGGGGAAGAGTCTGATACAATTGAAGATGTGTACGAACCATATCTTATTCAAGCGGGGTTTCTAAAACGGACTCCAAAAGGGCGCGAAGTAACGTCTAAGACCTATGGGTACCTCGGTATGTCCCGTAAAGAGAGTTCCACGGGGCAGATTAATCTGTTTGACTTGGAAAGTGAGTGATTATGAGTTTATTTGACTTAGGCAGGCTCTTGCTGATATCTGGTGTACTTCTTTTTATACTGGGTATTCTTTTTATCTATTTTCACGACCTTCCCGATGGAAAGCTATGGGGTGATATGTTCCTTCGCCGCGGAGGGCTTAGAATTTACGTCCCCGTAACCACGACGGTATTCGTAACCCTTATTATTACCTTGGTGGTAAATATCTTTCTTCGTTAAAGTTATGAATCTTTGTTCATAATTTTTGAGTCAATTCTGTCACGTAGCAAGGTGGAAGCCTCAAAAATAGGTTTAAAACTTTTATTTACTTGTACCACCTCATTCGTACGGGGGTTTCGTGCTCGGTGTGCAGAGCGCTCCTTTGTCTTAAATCGCCCAAACCCGCGAAGCTCAATATTTCTTCCTTGTTGCAAAGCCTTGCCGATACTGTTCATAAAAGACTCTATCACAAGTTTTGTGTCGCTTTGAGTTTGATTACACTGCTCAGAGAGGCGTTCTACCACTTCCCGTTTTGTTATGTTTTTCATATGGTCTCCATATTTTTTACGATGAAACAACCCACACATTCTAGCATAGATAGAAAAAAATGTCAATTACTTTTTAAAAACCGTATCTTATGCAGGGCAAGTTTGTCGAGAGGGTGCTCTTCCAGTATTGCCTTGTATGTGTCAATGGCCTTTTGTATCTGCTCTGATTTTTCATACGCGGCTCCAATTTGATAGCGAACCAAGCGTGTATCAGGACTTCTTTGCAACGCCCTATAGAAATAGGGGAGAGCTCCGCGAGGACGTCCTTCTTTAAGATACAGTATTCCAAGATTATAGTTACTTTGCCAATGAAGGCTGTCTGTTGCTCGAACTGTCTCAAAATAGTTAGCTGCCCGTATGGGGGTATCAAGATGTGAGAAATAGAGTGTGCCGAGGAGAAAGTTCGTTTTCACATCTTCCGGTTTAAGGTGCACCGCTGTTGATAATGCTCGGGCGGCATCTTTATAGCGCTCTTTTTCTAAGAGAATTTTTCCTCTGAGGAGATGACCTTCATGGAAAAGAGGGGTTCTATGGAGCATTGTTTCAATACTTCTCAGCTGTTTCGCAGTAGCTCCTTCTTTTTTGAAGTTACTGTATGATGTAAGAAATATTCCCATGGAAGAGTGGTTGTTTTTGGAACGTAGGGCGGTGCCCAGTTTCTCTGTAATGGTGTAGTCATGGGAGTAGATACGACACCCAATAGTTTTCAGGATATGGGAATCATCTTCTATCAGAGCAAAAAATGAGGGAGAGTTGAGGCTGTCAAGAAGTTCTTTTGTGGGGAGAGCACTGGCGTAGAGAGTTTCTGCGGAAGAACTGTTTTCAAAATTCTGGATAATATAGGTAAGCACTCTTCGTGCATCTTCATGGCGGTTGACTTGCAATAGCAGTTGTGCCATGAAGAGGTGATAGGCTTTGTGGGCAGGGTCGGTTTGGCGAAGGTATTCAGTGTACTTAATAGCTGTGGATATATCTGAGCGACGAGTCGCTTCTTTTGCTGCTGCTTTATACGCCTTCCTCCGGAGTTTTTCTGAAAGCTGGGTCGATGGTTCTTCAAGGGGTGCTGCGCCTTTTGTTGATATCTCTGAAGGAGTGGCGAGTGCCCATATAATAAGAAGTGTAAGTACTGCAACGGTGAGGCTGATAGTGGTAAAGACAATAAACCCGAGGATTTGCCGTTCCCGTGAGGAGAGAGGGAGGTTTTTGATAAG
Proteins encoded:
- the pyrR gene encoding bifunctional pyr operon transcriptional regulator/uracil phosphoribosyltransferase PyrR, producing MNSKEIEQCIRRISLQIVEEEPAPEGLALVGIQTRGVWLAQEIRNNIESFENISLPLGVLDTTLYRDDYRYSAAGSPARETDIPFNISRKNLILVDDILHTGRTIRAALDALMDMGRPGTVRLAVLVDRGQREIPIQPDYSGRIISTVARENTLRLFCSTVDKVETAVQILPREGQ
- the ruvC gene encoding crossover junction endodeoxyribonuclease RuvC; the encoded protein is MIIVGIDPGTVVTGFGVLSVEQGRVQCREYGVIRTGRDDSLVRRLRDIYVSLQSILSRWEPQVVSVEKAFVGKNIQSALKLGQARGVILLAADQAGASVVEFAPTTVKKSVVGNGRAQKEQVEFMLRRILRLSPEPIKDDAFDALGLALCAYNHGNTY
- a CDS encoding endo-1,4-beta-xylanase, whose protein sequence is MQRRIILYVFHSILACMILPLHGENLIPTGDFERYDPSWEVTHADHVSTDLFSANFQSSEAAASGNYGAKIEISEKQEENWHIQIRVPSWTARKNQLYRFSMDARGPAPIHVSVSYDDWTYKEGFRLNIQEDEFQHFSGNFYSDTSGTDALIINIGLATGEGIYHLDNISLYEIEEIDETNQWYHDAPARIDSIRKEDFSLHLFDKTGSPMRHTDVQIKLQRHEFSFGTAFNLDTIGPYDSWYREKTREYFSEIVTENALKWVDFEPVPGSPDRENMRKYTEYAKKHDIPLRGHVLMWGLQQYGFEDHWSNSLAPEELVDAIRERIIRDVSYYRGKIQEYDVWNEPIHELALFRKTVHLFPDNEWALLDSAFIWAHRADPDARLFLNEYSLLAGGQAENFVDLVTGMRERNVPIHGLGVQGHFGNNSISPEVIRHRLDELSRAGLPIKITEFDMGTRESGLHLCEEEQAEQYSRFIRTVFSHPAVEGMLLWGFWDKKQWVAPIHGSNGAGLYRVDKSAKPVADSIRYLWDTLWTTNKKVRTTAEGTLNFRGFRGTYSLQTELEGIEKSAEIILSSSHKDSLILQKDTPTTTLPDKNQQAPPRVITQKGRLLNFAEKPEELFLFTPRGERKKLSLPAGETQVDLSELARGIYILRLRSSEGTHVQKRLFIP
- the acpS gene encoding holo-ACP synthase, translating into MILGIGTDIVSVARITRVLQKKYAHRFIDRVFTPAEQEYCEKQVGGRYERYAARWAIKEALYKALPESCQSGATWRSVECVRSTGKGGVHICSQELSAQLSEYGDLQVHHSISHDGGVAVAFVILEVSP
- a CDS encoding phospho-N-acetylmuramoyl-pentapeptide-transferase; translation: MIFDVLYGITGLPLFQSRFFAASAAVVLAFIGGMLLFPPYIRLLRRFHFSSELDTAKRQPVMPAGIFFMLLLIPIVLLTSRFNVYVTSALIVYFCYSLIGAVDDIAKIYNKRRLIRKEISLKDYQYKTDGISASLRLGLYLLIATITAIVCYCLIPEINRVVTVPFWGSYEGVELPVYVFIPLMSLVIAILANGVNFTDGFDTLATVPLLTNFVFIALIGYVSSRPDWSRYFIIPQIQGINEIIPFVGAVLGVLLAFLWFNSPPSDIIMGDSGSIGLGGLLGILFVFTKSEFYMPIVAFVFLVEFASSFIQIFYYKMTKKRIFLMAPIHHHFEIHLKRKGVFNRKGDVISKITWRFHILSIFLLVVGLVLYMKVR
- the ruvA gene encoding Holliday junction branch migration protein RuvA, with protein sequence MYEFIRGIHVSSGIDYAVIDAGGVGYRLGISHNCSIALPPRGEEACLFVHFHVTENSQTLYGFIDHQERSLFEILIGVNKIGPRVALNILSTLTVSEIVSAVTQERPALFTSVSGVGAKTASRLVLELQDKLDMELMGTSLSPSTNEHVEQEGASEYTLEDEAYTGLIALGFTDGQIKKALERMRQSDTVCETVEECITKALQVI
- a CDS encoding SAM-dependent methyltransferase, with translation MVTDLDSNYTSPAGKEFSLVAGRFACISPASSVLDAGCGYGEGVCNIADEFRCKAVAVDLNEDNIRAARQRAEERKISHLIQFESENLLNLSPAHHGFDLILAEGGILSLLGRETGLSLLGERLAPRGWLAFSDLILLTGIENIPREVLHIYENSRYHYENEASYRKMITGAGFDIQLMTLVPPSGWDNYYAHMARRLEDNDGMFADPAVKKLFHREIDIFYRLEGFRYIGYLFGMLRKKSDL
- a CDS encoding aspartate carbamoyltransferase catalytic subunit, with the protein product MPVSIKHLLGLKGVSHDDITTILDTADTFHEVLQREVKVVPPLRGKTVVNFFYENSTRTRLSFEMAEKRLSANPLNFSTSGSSVSKGETLKDTIQNIEAMKIDMIVVRHQSAGIPLFLTTCTDAVIINAGDGYNEHPTQALLDIMTIRQRLRRLEGLKVTIVGDILHSRVARSNIWGMKTLGMNVTLCAPSTLLPHDHDALGCPCTTDVNDALEDADVIMLLRPQLERQQRGLFPSVREYRSFFGIDAEKMKRAQKNALIMHPGPINRGVELASDVADSDNSLILDQVTNGVATRMAVLYLLGGGDNVQ
- a CDS encoding dihydroorotase, producing MYNEHTKEVSQRTGKKDAILIRDGRILDPKNNRDEVGDVALLDGKIYAVGTIPSNFTPTVTIDATGKWITPGLIDIHVHLREPGGEHKETIETGTAAAAAGGFTALACMPNTTPVTDTEAKIRYIKQQSRYSPARVYPVGAMSKGLAGEELAPYGEMHKAGACAVSDDGKSVYRSDMLKHAITYAKMFSLPVLCHCEDKDLAAEGAMDESAYSVQRGIPGIPSISEDIDVARHIAIAEYTNTPIHICHVSSAGAVRIIAAAKKRGVPVTAETAAHYLWYTHADVGYDTYKKMNPPLRGPEDQEALLAGLISGSIDLIASDHAPHTIEDKDGGFDTAAFGVVGLETTVGATLPKLVHSQKISPLQWVALHSTTPAEVLHVEGGELSPGTVGDVTLIDPNKEWTVSADAFCTKGQNSAFLGETLHGKAVLTITDGEIVFREK